A region of Oncorhynchus clarkii lewisi isolate Uvic-CL-2024 unplaced genomic scaffold, UVic_Ocla_1.0 unplaced_contig_572_pilon_pilon, whole genome shotgun sequence DNA encodes the following proteins:
- the LOC139402058 gene encoding protein mono-ADP-ribosyltransferase PARP14-like isoform X2, which produces MAESYLFSVLVELEGNPDIPKLKNKLVKYFQSKKSSNGGDCLVEYEISKGQGAVVWFRTAEVRQMVLEKQEHKIKLDQGVLKLNLRLPSDEVTIAQEIPSAVNSSKQPAVVPKDLPESGDGETACPEDSGDGETACPEDSAATDKTELQSTSAVLGNIQESMNQAFLEMLVENIMNAQTSASPTASQRFSLEILPDISMAVVTFQNVKDTEYFISNCISHKIFKQKELSVKLLEITAKVKVENIPPNYSSDHLHLYYEKEGEVVDLEMCEEDQSAVITFQDPHAVHRVTKKHHDEKQPIKAFPFYESLGTALYDKDQPTLKLPAAFTENIDQAIWRYLCDKQEATATINKIMAENFCKVDLQHHTVLLRPLPSLLKQKDVKAKHVHQWKDTVKTTFTQALSKFKSLELNVQDCAWEESEQEICKAMSGEAVVVVPDKAKGALIVVGLVDEVDRLSQSLKEIMDKIAKIIEREKTSKTEELHLAPSIYHVISQDGLQGKIAGEYPELKMAYNRESQNVILTGLMQEVWGANRKIIDAVSALKRKKVEVSNYVLEFLQEEDQEKLSNSLFTSQSVNAALEIDRNGLELLAVSDLALSEAKRQLEKCLVSKYIDVEDSNVLEMSGWKDLTSRLEKTYNILSRTFMVKTSGVHPNIKVVVAGNMDIVNSVQKELGGFLFQNAPVDEILQIKSNAIVKFIQEKESAWSDIVKGGVKVSFKDEAICFSGIRVHVSDCLTLFKDLVSSTYFDTLQVPEPGAKKFFQDEEAMYVEAVKMKTACVVQLVDEMHLVSNDKTVQAMEEMVPKEFGNHGGNNLQQHLAISTETQHYRWEQSTNGSERAQTKEGLTITLMKGNIQDALTEVVVNTVGNDLILDSGAVSTALLNAAGPELQELINQHATAGKVGEVIITKGCNLKSKLVFHTIAPRWSNGQGATQKTLSEIVKKCLVLAEQQQLMSVTFPAIGTGNLGFPRVLVASLMLDKVLKFSSKMNPKHLKEVVFILHPSDVSTFKAFTDEFNKRFMTQSAISKGSASTQQGLFSKVTSSSGMHETKMGGVVIQVVTGDITKETTDVIVNSTNKTFNLKTGVSKAILDAAGPTVEAECQQLTQPIKDMILTEPGNLQSKKILHLVGISDPQNIQECVKDALKMCARKDFTSISFPALGTGQGNVQVSQVADAMFDALVEVVAKKSVNTLRLVRIVIFQTAMLTEFYNSMLKKENTDVQEEEDTDAQEAVTDLQDEGSLFKAFENIGTRIKSIFIRSKGNKPQKPERFVFMDKEVDPTCFHICGDSQAKVDEAKQWVKDLILKEQDSSIITDDAIINLTTSDRQCISNMINTMGVRVEQESSQDKLTIEGITKDVLKVTNEIQKMLQRIRSEEELSRSAELASTVVEWQYQQQGGQYQSFDLIHNFHLEQANETKKQHVEVTIQGRMYKVTLPNGPATDNHGNSLDIRRIDKAAHDSLPQYWDTMPDNSLCQSFPIQPGTSEHDEVLGLFQATCQNSVLKIERIQNPSLWRNLQIKKQEMDSKNCHQNNEKRLFHGTCPLIIDTINANGFNRSYAGKNAAVYGNGTYFAVEASYSADDTYSVPDSQGQKHMYLCHVLTGDFTKGQQDMIAPPAKSKSTTQLYDSVTDNPTAPSMFIVFNDIQAYPAYLITFI; this is translated from the exons ATGGCAGAATCATACTTATTTTCCGTGCTTGTTGAGCTCGAAGGAAACCCAGATATTCCTAAACTTAAAAACAAGTTGGTTAAATATTTTCAAAGTAAAAAGTCATCCAACGGCGGTGATTGTCTAGTTGAATATGAAATCTCAAAAGGACAAGGAGCAGTTGTGTGGTTCCGGACTGCAGAGG TGAGGCAGATGGTTCTTGAAAAGCAAGAACACAAGATCAAGTTGGATCAAGGTGTGCTTAAACTGAATCTTCGTCTACCATCAGATGAGGTCACAATTGCACAG GAAATACCATCTGCTGTCAACTCAAGCAAACAAC CTGCTGTTGTTCCAAAAGACTTACCTGAGAGTGGGGATGGAGAAACGGCCTGTCCTGAGGACAGTGGGGATGGAGAAACGGCCTGTCCTGAGGACAGTGCAGCAACAGATAAGACAGAGCTGCAATCCACCTCAGCAGTATTGGGAAACATTCAGGAGAGTATGAACCAGGCATTTCTGGAGATGTTGGTAGAGAACATCATGAATGCCCAAACCTCAGCTTCTCCTACTGCATCACAGAGATTCAGTCTGGAAATCCTGCCTGACATCAGTATGGCTGTAGTGACTTTCCAAAATGTAAAAG ATACTGAGTACTTTATCTCAAACTGTATCAGCCACAAGATATTCAAGCAGAAAGAATTATCAGTAAAACTCCTGGAAATCACAGCAAAAGTGAAAGTTGAAAACATACCTCCAAATTACAGTTCAGACCATCTCCATCTCTACTATGAAAAAGAAGGTGAAGTTGTCGACCTTGAAATGTGTGAAGAGGACCAATCCGCTGTCATCACTTTCCAAGATCCACACG CTGTTCACAGAGTCACAAAAAAGCACCACGATGAGAAGCAGCCTATCAAAGCTTTCCCATTTTATGAATCTCTGGGAACGGCCCTGTATGACAAAGATCAACCCACATTGAAACTCCCAGCTGCCTTCACTGAGAACATCGACCAGGCCATTTGGAGATACCTTTGTGACAAGCAAGAAGCTACTGCAACCATCAACAAGATTATGGCCGAAAACTTCTGCAAAGTAGACCTGCAACACCATACTGTCCTGTTAAGGCCCCTACCATCTCTACTCAAACAGAAAGATGTCAAAGCCAAGCATGTCCACCAGTGGAAGGACACTGTCAAGACTACCTTCACTCAAGCCTTGTCTAAATTCAAATCCTTGGAGCTGAATGTACAGGACTGTGCATGGGAGGAGTCTGAACAGGAGATCTGCAAGGCAATGTCTGGTGAGGCAGTGGTTGTAGTCCCTGATAAGGCCAAAGGTGCACTCATAGTGGTGGGCTTGGTAGATGAAGTGGATAGGCTCAGTCAGTCACTAAAGGAAATCATGGACAAGATTGCCAAAATAATTGAGAGGGAGAAGACTAGCAAGACAGAGGAGCTCCACCTAGCTCCATCTATCTACCATGTCATTTCTCAAGATGGTCTGCAAGGCAAGATTGCAGGTGAATACCCAGAACTGAAGATGGCATACAACCGTGAGAGCCAGAATGTGATCTTAACAGGCTTAATGCAAGAGGTGTGGGGTGCTAATAGGAAGATTATAGATGCGGTGTCGGCACTGAAACGGAAGAAGGTGGAAGTGAGCAACTATGTCCTTGAGTTTCTGCAGGAGGAAGACCAAGAAAAGCTTAGCAACTCTCTTTTCACGTCACAGAGTGTTAATGCAGCACTAGAAATAGATAGAAATGGCTTGGAGCTCCTGGCTGTCTCAGACCTGGCCTTGAGTGAAGCAAAACGCCAACTTGAAAAATGTTTGGTTTCCAAGTACATAGATGTTGAAGACTCCAATGTCCTGGAGATGTCAGGGTGGAAGGACCTTACCTCCCGTTTggaaaaaacatacaacattttgTCTAGGACTTTCATGGTGAAGACGTCTGGTGTCCATCCAAATATAAAAGTGGTAGTGGCTGGCAATATGGACATTGTCAATTCAGTGCAAAAGGAACTTGGTGGCTTCTTATTTCAAAATGCTCCAGTTGATGAAATTCTTCAGATTAAGTCAAACGCCATTGTCAAATTCATCCAAGAAAAAGAGAGTGCTTGGTCCGATATAGTCAAAGGTGGAGTAAAGGTTTCTTTCAAGGATGAGGCCATTTGCTTTAGTGGCATCAGGGTTCATGTCTCTGACTGCTTGACCTTATTTAAAGACCTGGTATCATCAACATACTTTGATACTTTACAAGTCCCCGAACCTGGAGCAAAGAAGTTCTTCCAGGACGAGGAGGCCATGTATGTTGAAGCCGTTAAAATGAAGACAGCTTGTGTAGTCCAGCTGGTGGATGAGATGCATCTGGTGAGCAATGACAAGACAGTCCAGGCTATGGAGGAAATGGTGCCAAAAGAGTTTGGGAACCATGGGGGAAATAATCTGCAACAACATCTGGCCATATCCACAGAGACCCAGCATTATAGATGGGAGCAGAGCACAAATGGGTCAGAGAGAGCGCAGACCAAAGAGGGGCTGACCATCACACTGATGAAAGGAAACATCCAAGATGCTTTG ACTGAGGTTGTTGTGAATACAGTCGGTAATGACCTGATACTGGATAGTGGAGCAGTCTCCACTGCACTCCTTAATGCTGCTGGCCCCGAACTTCAGGAACTGATAAACCAACATGCCACTGCTGGCAAGGTTGGGGAAGTCATCATCACCAAAGGCTGCAACCTCAAAagcaagctggtctttcataccATTGCTCCTAGATGGAGTAATGGACAAGGAGCAACACAGAAG ACATTGAGTGAGATCGTAAAGAAGTGCTTGGTTCTGGCGGAGCAGCAGCAACTAATGTCAGTGACCTTCCCCGCCATCGGCACAGGAAACCTGGGCTTCCCCAGAGTCCTGGTGGCCTCTCTGATGCTGGATAAAGTCCTCAAATTCAGCAGTAAGATGAACCCCAAGCATTTGAAGGAGGTGGTGTTCATCCTCCACCCAAGTGATGTTTCGACTTTCAAG gCTTTCACTGACGAATTTAACAAAAGGTTCATGACCCAGTCTGCAATTTCAAAGGGCTCAGCATCCACTCAACAAG GTCTTTTCTCTAAGGTCACATCAAGCTCAGGGATGCATGAGACAAAGATGGGAGGGGTGGTTATACAGGTCGTCACAGGAGACATAACCAAAGAGACTACTGATGTCATCGTCAACTCCACCAATAAGACCTTCAACCTTAAGACAG GGGTGTCGAAAGCCATTCTGGATGCGGCTGGTCCAACTGTTGAGGCAGAATGTCAACAACTCA CCCAACCTATAAAAGATATGATTTTGACTGAGCCAGGCAACCTGCAGAGTAAGAAGATCCTTCACCTGGTTGGCATCAGTGACCCTCAGAACATCCAGGAGTGTGTCAAGGATGCACTTAAAATGTGCGCAAGGAAAGACTTCACATCCATCTCATTTCCTGCTCTCGGCACAG GCCAAGGCAATGTACAGGTGAGCCAGGTGGCAGACGCCATGTTCGATGCGCTAGTGGAAGTAGTGGCCAAGAAGTCAGTGAACACCTTGAGGCTGGTCCGGATTGTCATCTTTCAGACTGCCATGCTGACTGAATTTTACAACAGTATGCTGAAGAAGGAAAACACAGATGTTcaggaagaggaggacactgATGCACAGGAGGCGGTCACTGACCTTCAAGATGAAGGCAGTCTGTTTAAAGCCTTTGAAAACATTGGCACCAGAATAAAAT CAATTTTCATTAGGAGTAAAGGTAATAAGCCACAAAAGCCTGAGAGATTTGTCTTCATGGATAAAGAAGTGGATCCGACTTGCTTCCACATCTGTGGGGATTCTCAGGCTAAAGTAGATGAAGCCAAGCAGTGGGTCAAGGACCTGATCTTGAAGGAGCAAGACAGCTCCATCATCACTGACGATGCCATCATCAACTTAACCACTTCTGACCGCCAGTGCATTAGTAACATGATCAACACCATGGGAGTGAGAGTGGAACAGGAGTCATCTCAAGACAAGCTGACTATAGAGGGCATCACCAAAGACGTGCTCAAAGTTACTAATGAAATCCAGAAGATGCTCCAAAGGATCCGTAGTGAAGAGGAACTCAGTAGGAGTGCTGAGCTAGCCAGCACCGTGGTGGAATGGCAGTACCAGCAGCAGGGAGGGCAGTACCAAAGCTTTGACCTCATCCATAACTTCCATCTGGAGCAGGCAAATGAGACCAAGAAGCAGCATGTGGAGGTCACTATCCAAGGTCGGATGTACAAGGTCACCCTGCCAAATGGGCCTGCGACAGATAACCATGGCAACAGCCTCGATATCAGACGCATTGACAAAGCAG CTCATGACAGTCTTCCTCAGTATTGGGATACCATGCCAGACAACTCTTTATGCCAGTCCTTCCCCATCCAGCCAGGAACCTCTGAGCATGATGAGGTCCTAGGCCTGTTTCAGGCCACTTGCCAAAACAGCGTTCTAAAG ATTGAGAGGATCCAGAACCCAAGCCTGTGGAGGAATCTACAGATCAAGAAACAAGAAATGGATTCCAAGAACTGTCACCAGAACAATGAGAAGAGGCTGTTCCATGGAACTTGCCCCCTAATCATAGATACAATTAACGCAAACGGGTTCAATCGGAGCTACGCTGGGAAAAATG CGGCAGTGTATGGAAACGGCACCTACTTTGCAGTTGAAGCCAGCTACTCTGCCGATGACACATACTCAGTCCCAGATTCCCAAGGGCAGAAGCACATGTACCTGTGCCATGTTCTGACCGGAGATTTTACAAAAGGACAACAAGATATGATTGCGCCTCCAGCTAAAAGCAAATCAACTACTCAACTCTATGACAGCGTGACAGACAACCCAACAGCACCATCCATGTTTATTGTATTCAACGACATTCAGGCTTATCCTGCGTACTTGATCACTTTCATCTAG
- the LOC139402058 gene encoding protein mono-ADP-ribosyltransferase PARP14-like isoform X1, translated as MAESYLFSVLVELEGNPDIPKLKNKLVKYFQSKKSSNGGDCLVEYEISKGQGAVVWFRTAEVRQMVLEKQEHKIKLDQGVLKLNLRLPSDEVTIAQEIPSAVNSSKQPAVVPKDLPESGDGETACPEDSGDGETACPEDSAATDKTELQSTSAVLGNIQESMNQAFLEMLVENIMNAQTSASPTASQRFSLEILPDISMAVVTFQNVKDTEYFISNCISHKIFKQKELSVKLLEITAKVKVENIPPNYSSDHLHLYYEKEGEVVDLEMCEEDQSAVITFQDPHAVHRVTKKHHDEKQPIKAFPFYESLGTALYDKDQPTLKLPAAFTENIDQAIWRYLCDKQEATATINKIMAENFCKVDLQHHTVLLRPLPSLLKQKDVKAKHVHQWKDTVKTTFTQALSKFKSLELNVQDCAWEESEQEICKAMSGEAVVVVPDKAKGALIVVGLVDEVDRLSQSLKEIMDKIAKIIEREKTSKTEELHLAPSIYHVISQDGLQGKIAGEYPELKMAYNRESQNVILTGLMQEVWGANRKIIDAVSALKRKKVEVSNYVLEFLQEEDQEKLSNSLFTSQSVNAALEIDRNGLELLAVSDLALSEAKRQLEKCLVSKYIDVEDSNVLEMSGWKDLTSRLEKTYNILSRTFMVKTSGVHPNIKVVVAGNMDIVNSVQKELGGFLFQNAPVDEILQIKSNAIVKFIQEKESAWSDIVKGGVKVSFKDEAICFSGIRVHVSDCLTLFKDLVSSTYFDTLQVPEPGAKKFFQDEEAMYVEAVKMKTACVVQLVDEMHLVSNDKTVQAMEEMVPKEFGNHGGNNLQQHLAISTETQHYRWEQSTNGSERAQTKEGLTITLMKGNIQDALTEVVVNTVGNDLILDSGAVSTALLNAAGPELQELINQHATAGKVGEVIITKGCNLKSKLVFHTIAPRWSNGQGATQKTLSEIVKKCLVLAEQQQLMSVTFPAIGTGNLGFPRVLVASLMLDKVLKFSSKMNPKHLKEVVFILHPSDVSTFKAFTDEFNKRFMTQSAISKGSASTQQGLFSKVTSSSGMHETKMGGVVIQVVTGDITKETTDVIVNSTNKTFNLKTGVSKAILDAAGPTVEAECQQLTAQPIKDMILTEPGNLQSKKILHLVGISDPQNIQECVKDALKMCARKDFTSISFPALGTGQGNVQVSQVADAMFDALVEVVAKKSVNTLRLVRIVIFQTAMLTEFYNSMLKKENTDVQEEEDTDAQEAVTDLQDEGSLFKAFENIGTRIKSIFIRSKGNKPQKPERFVFMDKEVDPTCFHICGDSQAKVDEAKQWVKDLILKEQDSSIITDDAIINLTTSDRQCISNMINTMGVRVEQESSQDKLTIEGITKDVLKVTNEIQKMLQRIRSEEELSRSAELASTVVEWQYQQQGGQYQSFDLIHNFHLEQANETKKQHVEVTIQGRMYKVTLPNGPATDNHGNSLDIRRIDKAAHDSLPQYWDTMPDNSLCQSFPIQPGTSEHDEVLGLFQATCQNSVLKIERIQNPSLWRNLQIKKQEMDSKNCHQNNEKRLFHGTCPLIIDTINANGFNRSYAGKNAAVYGNGTYFAVEASYSADDTYSVPDSQGQKHMYLCHVLTGDFTKGQQDMIAPPAKSKSTTQLYDSVTDNPTAPSMFIVFNDIQAYPAYLITFI; from the exons ATGGCAGAATCATACTTATTTTCCGTGCTTGTTGAGCTCGAAGGAAACCCAGATATTCCTAAACTTAAAAACAAGTTGGTTAAATATTTTCAAAGTAAAAAGTCATCCAACGGCGGTGATTGTCTAGTTGAATATGAAATCTCAAAAGGACAAGGAGCAGTTGTGTGGTTCCGGACTGCAGAGG TGAGGCAGATGGTTCTTGAAAAGCAAGAACACAAGATCAAGTTGGATCAAGGTGTGCTTAAACTGAATCTTCGTCTACCATCAGATGAGGTCACAATTGCACAG GAAATACCATCTGCTGTCAACTCAAGCAAACAAC CTGCTGTTGTTCCAAAAGACTTACCTGAGAGTGGGGATGGAGAAACGGCCTGTCCTGAGGACAGTGGGGATGGAGAAACGGCCTGTCCTGAGGACAGTGCAGCAACAGATAAGACAGAGCTGCAATCCACCTCAGCAGTATTGGGAAACATTCAGGAGAGTATGAACCAGGCATTTCTGGAGATGTTGGTAGAGAACATCATGAATGCCCAAACCTCAGCTTCTCCTACTGCATCACAGAGATTCAGTCTGGAAATCCTGCCTGACATCAGTATGGCTGTAGTGACTTTCCAAAATGTAAAAG ATACTGAGTACTTTATCTCAAACTGTATCAGCCACAAGATATTCAAGCAGAAAGAATTATCAGTAAAACTCCTGGAAATCACAGCAAAAGTGAAAGTTGAAAACATACCTCCAAATTACAGTTCAGACCATCTCCATCTCTACTATGAAAAAGAAGGTGAAGTTGTCGACCTTGAAATGTGTGAAGAGGACCAATCCGCTGTCATCACTTTCCAAGATCCACACG CTGTTCACAGAGTCACAAAAAAGCACCACGATGAGAAGCAGCCTATCAAAGCTTTCCCATTTTATGAATCTCTGGGAACGGCCCTGTATGACAAAGATCAACCCACATTGAAACTCCCAGCTGCCTTCACTGAGAACATCGACCAGGCCATTTGGAGATACCTTTGTGACAAGCAAGAAGCTACTGCAACCATCAACAAGATTATGGCCGAAAACTTCTGCAAAGTAGACCTGCAACACCATACTGTCCTGTTAAGGCCCCTACCATCTCTACTCAAACAGAAAGATGTCAAAGCCAAGCATGTCCACCAGTGGAAGGACACTGTCAAGACTACCTTCACTCAAGCCTTGTCTAAATTCAAATCCTTGGAGCTGAATGTACAGGACTGTGCATGGGAGGAGTCTGAACAGGAGATCTGCAAGGCAATGTCTGGTGAGGCAGTGGTTGTAGTCCCTGATAAGGCCAAAGGTGCACTCATAGTGGTGGGCTTGGTAGATGAAGTGGATAGGCTCAGTCAGTCACTAAAGGAAATCATGGACAAGATTGCCAAAATAATTGAGAGGGAGAAGACTAGCAAGACAGAGGAGCTCCACCTAGCTCCATCTATCTACCATGTCATTTCTCAAGATGGTCTGCAAGGCAAGATTGCAGGTGAATACCCAGAACTGAAGATGGCATACAACCGTGAGAGCCAGAATGTGATCTTAACAGGCTTAATGCAAGAGGTGTGGGGTGCTAATAGGAAGATTATAGATGCGGTGTCGGCACTGAAACGGAAGAAGGTGGAAGTGAGCAACTATGTCCTTGAGTTTCTGCAGGAGGAAGACCAAGAAAAGCTTAGCAACTCTCTTTTCACGTCACAGAGTGTTAATGCAGCACTAGAAATAGATAGAAATGGCTTGGAGCTCCTGGCTGTCTCAGACCTGGCCTTGAGTGAAGCAAAACGCCAACTTGAAAAATGTTTGGTTTCCAAGTACATAGATGTTGAAGACTCCAATGTCCTGGAGATGTCAGGGTGGAAGGACCTTACCTCCCGTTTggaaaaaacatacaacattttgTCTAGGACTTTCATGGTGAAGACGTCTGGTGTCCATCCAAATATAAAAGTGGTAGTGGCTGGCAATATGGACATTGTCAATTCAGTGCAAAAGGAACTTGGTGGCTTCTTATTTCAAAATGCTCCAGTTGATGAAATTCTTCAGATTAAGTCAAACGCCATTGTCAAATTCATCCAAGAAAAAGAGAGTGCTTGGTCCGATATAGTCAAAGGTGGAGTAAAGGTTTCTTTCAAGGATGAGGCCATTTGCTTTAGTGGCATCAGGGTTCATGTCTCTGACTGCTTGACCTTATTTAAAGACCTGGTATCATCAACATACTTTGATACTTTACAAGTCCCCGAACCTGGAGCAAAGAAGTTCTTCCAGGACGAGGAGGCCATGTATGTTGAAGCCGTTAAAATGAAGACAGCTTGTGTAGTCCAGCTGGTGGATGAGATGCATCTGGTGAGCAATGACAAGACAGTCCAGGCTATGGAGGAAATGGTGCCAAAAGAGTTTGGGAACCATGGGGGAAATAATCTGCAACAACATCTGGCCATATCCACAGAGACCCAGCATTATAGATGGGAGCAGAGCACAAATGGGTCAGAGAGAGCGCAGACCAAAGAGGGGCTGACCATCACACTGATGAAAGGAAACATCCAAGATGCTTTG ACTGAGGTTGTTGTGAATACAGTCGGTAATGACCTGATACTGGATAGTGGAGCAGTCTCCACTGCACTCCTTAATGCTGCTGGCCCCGAACTTCAGGAACTGATAAACCAACATGCCACTGCTGGCAAGGTTGGGGAAGTCATCATCACCAAAGGCTGCAACCTCAAAagcaagctggtctttcataccATTGCTCCTAGATGGAGTAATGGACAAGGAGCAACACAGAAG ACATTGAGTGAGATCGTAAAGAAGTGCTTGGTTCTGGCGGAGCAGCAGCAACTAATGTCAGTGACCTTCCCCGCCATCGGCACAGGAAACCTGGGCTTCCCCAGAGTCCTGGTGGCCTCTCTGATGCTGGATAAAGTCCTCAAATTCAGCAGTAAGATGAACCCCAAGCATTTGAAGGAGGTGGTGTTCATCCTCCACCCAAGTGATGTTTCGACTTTCAAG gCTTTCACTGACGAATTTAACAAAAGGTTCATGACCCAGTCTGCAATTTCAAAGGGCTCAGCATCCACTCAACAAG GTCTTTTCTCTAAGGTCACATCAAGCTCAGGGATGCATGAGACAAAGATGGGAGGGGTGGTTATACAGGTCGTCACAGGAGACATAACCAAAGAGACTACTGATGTCATCGTCAACTCCACCAATAAGACCTTCAACCTTAAGACAG GGGTGTCGAAAGCCATTCTGGATGCGGCTGGTCCAACTGTTGAGGCAGAATGTCAACAACTCA CAGCCCAACCTATAAAAGATATGATTTTGACTGAGCCAGGCAACCTGCAGAGTAAGAAGATCCTTCACCTGGTTGGCATCAGTGACCCTCAGAACATCCAGGAGTGTGTCAAGGATGCACTTAAAATGTGCGCAAGGAAAGACTTCACATCCATCTCATTTCCTGCTCTCGGCACAG GCCAAGGCAATGTACAGGTGAGCCAGGTGGCAGACGCCATGTTCGATGCGCTAGTGGAAGTAGTGGCCAAGAAGTCAGTGAACACCTTGAGGCTGGTCCGGATTGTCATCTTTCAGACTGCCATGCTGACTGAATTTTACAACAGTATGCTGAAGAAGGAAAACACAGATGTTcaggaagaggaggacactgATGCACAGGAGGCGGTCACTGACCTTCAAGATGAAGGCAGTCTGTTTAAAGCCTTTGAAAACATTGGCACCAGAATAAAAT CAATTTTCATTAGGAGTAAAGGTAATAAGCCACAAAAGCCTGAGAGATTTGTCTTCATGGATAAAGAAGTGGATCCGACTTGCTTCCACATCTGTGGGGATTCTCAGGCTAAAGTAGATGAAGCCAAGCAGTGGGTCAAGGACCTGATCTTGAAGGAGCAAGACAGCTCCATCATCACTGACGATGCCATCATCAACTTAACCACTTCTGACCGCCAGTGCATTAGTAACATGATCAACACCATGGGAGTGAGAGTGGAACAGGAGTCATCTCAAGACAAGCTGACTATAGAGGGCATCACCAAAGACGTGCTCAAAGTTACTAATGAAATCCAGAAGATGCTCCAAAGGATCCGTAGTGAAGAGGAACTCAGTAGGAGTGCTGAGCTAGCCAGCACCGTGGTGGAATGGCAGTACCAGCAGCAGGGAGGGCAGTACCAAAGCTTTGACCTCATCCATAACTTCCATCTGGAGCAGGCAAATGAGACCAAGAAGCAGCATGTGGAGGTCACTATCCAAGGTCGGATGTACAAGGTCACCCTGCCAAATGGGCCTGCGACAGATAACCATGGCAACAGCCTCGATATCAGACGCATTGACAAAGCAG CTCATGACAGTCTTCCTCAGTATTGGGATACCATGCCAGACAACTCTTTATGCCAGTCCTTCCCCATCCAGCCAGGAACCTCTGAGCATGATGAGGTCCTAGGCCTGTTTCAGGCCACTTGCCAAAACAGCGTTCTAAAG ATTGAGAGGATCCAGAACCCAAGCCTGTGGAGGAATCTACAGATCAAGAAACAAGAAATGGATTCCAAGAACTGTCACCAGAACAATGAGAAGAGGCTGTTCCATGGAACTTGCCCCCTAATCATAGATACAATTAACGCAAACGGGTTCAATCGGAGCTACGCTGGGAAAAATG CGGCAGTGTATGGAAACGGCACCTACTTTGCAGTTGAAGCCAGCTACTCTGCCGATGACACATACTCAGTCCCAGATTCCCAAGGGCAGAAGCACATGTACCTGTGCCATGTTCTGACCGGAGATTTTACAAAAGGACAACAAGATATGATTGCGCCTCCAGCTAAAAGCAAATCAACTACTCAACTCTATGACAGCGTGACAGACAACCCAACAGCACCATCCATGTTTATTGTATTCAACGACATTCAGGCTTATCCTGCGTACTTGATCACTTTCATCTAG